A single genomic interval of Phycisphaeraceae bacterium harbors:
- a CDS encoding 6-phosphogluconolactonase — MKLSGSIHVGQSLDQLYDDLAKVFMGAAGLAIYQRGVFHVALSGGTTPEPFYIRLVTDPRFRAIPWDKTHIWMVDERRVPENDPRSNFRMIREALVDHVTISRRQVHPMPVMEEDPATLYEAQLAEAFDLPSPVTPVTPGKSSPSAAAPGDAGHDPSVPQLDFVLLGMGDDAHTASLFPGSRAVSESRRWIAVNDGPSVTPPPRVTMTYPLLNASRRVAVLVTGAKKAETLRRVERQLQSAGPDAMTMPITGIQPTGHNVLTWFMDQAAAGA; from the coding sequence ATGAAACTTTCCGGCTCGATCCATGTCGGCCAGTCGCTCGACCAGCTCTACGATGATCTGGCCAAGGTTTTCATGGGTGCGGCAGGTCTGGCGATCTATCAACGCGGCGTCTTTCACGTTGCGCTCTCCGGCGGGACGACCCCTGAGCCGTTCTACATTCGACTCGTGACCGATCCCCGGTTTCGTGCTATCCCCTGGGACAAGACTCATATCTGGATGGTTGATGAGCGCCGGGTGCCGGAGAACGATCCCCGGTCCAACTTCAGAATGATTCGTGAAGCGCTGGTCGATCACGTGACGATCAGCAGACGACAGGTGCATCCGATGCCGGTGATGGAAGAAGACCCGGCCACGCTATACGAAGCGCAGCTCGCGGAGGCGTTTGACCTTCCATCCCCCGTAACCCCCGTAACTCCCGGAAAGTCCAGCCCGTCCGCGGCAGCACCGGGGGATGCGGGGCATGATCCGTCGGTGCCGCAGTTGGATTTTGTTCTGCTGGGAATGGGAGATGATGCGCACACCGCCAGCTTGTTCCCCGGTTCCCGTGCGGTGAGTGAGAGCCGCAGATGGATCGCGGTCAATGATGGTCCGAGCGTGACCCCGCCGCCGCGTGTGACGATGACGTATCCGTTGTTGAACGCATCACGGCGAGTTGCGGTGCTGGTGACCGGTGCGAAAAAGGCGGAGACGTTGCGACGTGTGGAGCGACAGCTTCAAAGTGCCGGCCCGGATGCGATGACGATGCCCATAACGGGCATTCAACCGACGGGGCACAACGTGTTGACGTGGTTCATGGATCAAGCTGCTGCGGGCGCGTAA